Within Gambusia affinis linkage group LG01, SWU_Gaff_1.0, whole genome shotgun sequence, the genomic segment CTTCGTAAACTAGTGGTACAGTAGTTTGCAGAAGTACTTGTGAAAGAGTTACATTAAGTGCACTGTGTACAGCCGCAAACTGATAACGTGACATTTTTCTCGAGATTTCATGAAACAAAGTAGTTCGTAATGGTGAAGCGAAAGTAAAAGAATACACACAATTCCAACAGttgaaattgttaaaaatatagCATGCATTCATGTAGCCTtctgaagataaaataaatgttggagAAGATGCTGTAATCTTTTTAAGTGTAGGATTTCTGGCCTAAATCTGAAAGATGATGTGTGGATGACATCACTGCAGATGCTTCCTCCGGTAACACTTTGTTTGACGGGGTGtgaataagactgacatgacactgtcataaacatgatataacacctgtcatgaccatgagtaagtcttcatgaatatttattacaGTTGTCACAAAGTGTAATTCAGTAAATCATGATGTcagtttttaatacaaagttgacattattcaaaatgtctttgttatgacaacttgacattaaccaagaatcATCATATGTCATAAATATGTCACAATAGTAGTCATAATGTCAATAAGTGTTATTACACtgtcaaatgttttatcaaaacaGTAATTAATATTTCCTCCTACCTGAAATAAAGCGAAAAAGTAGGACCAACAATAAAGAGTTCATTAAGCTTTATTAAGCTGTTAATTACATGTCATTACAGTGTCATTAATATTAACTCTTATCTCAAGTGAAACAAGTAGCAACAGTTATGAAAACATCATTAAGTGTCATTACAGTGTCAAATGCTATATTAACAAAGTCATTAATAAACACCTGGAAAACTGAGAATCCCCAGACATGTTTTGTTTGAGACAATATATCACTTTCTTAAACAACTTCCATATTTGCACTTCAAGCTTAGAAAGTTACACATAGTGATTAATTGTGATCAATCTGATAAATTTTTTAATCGATTGAAAGCActaatatttacattatttacgTTGCAACTCAATTTTCAAACGGTAATGcaagaaaatagaaacaatttctgtgcataaatgaagTTAATTAAACTCATTTGATCagaatgaatgtttttcttaactCCACCCTGCAGTCCAGTGTTTTGCAGGTCATTACTACAACACCACCGTCCACCGCTGTATTCGCTGCCCAGTGGGGACCTATCAGACAGAGTTCAGGCAGAATTACTGCATCACCTGTCCGGGAAACACCACCACTGACTTTGATGGGGCCACAAGCATCTCGCAATGCAAAAGTGAATTGGAACATTAACACCGAAAAtcttcatatgttttttttttttattattgttattaatattatttacaaGAGCTACAGTCTAACCTGGCCTGCTTTTGTCTGTCTAGACAGGCAATGTGGTGGTGAGATGGGCGAGCTAATGGGTTATATTGAGTCACCTAACTATCCTGGTAACTACCCTGCTAACGTGGAGTGCATTTGGAATATCAACCCACCAAGCAAGCGCAAGATCCTGATCGTGGTGCCGGAGATCTTCCTGCCCTCAGAGGATGAGTGCGGCGATGTTCTGGTCATGAGGAAGAACTGtgagttttctctctctctctgggttCATTAGAGTTAATAGAGGGCATAAATAATATGAGGAAGGATTATTTGTGCTTGTGCAAGGGTCAGCGACATCCATCACCACCTACGAGACCTGTCAGACATACGAGCGGCCCATCGCCTTCACAGCTCGCTCCAGACGTCTGTGGATAAACTTCAAGTCTAATGAGAGCAACAACGCCAGAGGTTTCCAGATTCCTTATGTTACCTATGATGGTATGTAGCGTCCTAGTTCACCTTAGTAGACAGTTACTTCTGCAAAACATCACATACAGTTAAATCCAAAATCATCCTTAGCCCTTGGAAAATTAGGgcttaaagtaattttttgtttggtcaacatgtcttttttctgactggaagtaacaataataataatagtaacacAGTGAGAGTCCAGACTGGATCTAATAGTGAATCTGTGGAGAGagttaaagattagggtgatggcaaggaggctTTCTGACTTCAAAGATTATGAGCTCATTGCCAACGATAAATTGTCAACATACCAGAGTAAATATGTTCAAAGTCAGCTAAAGCTTATCATAACGGCTTCATTGCAGTAATGCCAATAATGACTTTTCCACTGATTGAGAAGGATTTAAATAGATATtgccaactttttaaaatatcactaagaaacatattttacatgttataATTTTTCAGATATACCGGtctcatttcctgtcagaaacaaacttctcaGTTGGTTTCAGTAATTTTAAGTCTAATCTGCCAGatgtatgaataatttaaactgAGTTAACTCAGTCCTCCTCTATCTCAACCAGAGattgtgttttatattgttagaaaatggaaaaatacaatttgcaaGTTTGCACagaataattaacttttttctttacgTTCTCCAgcttttgagtttttgtcttgcttttaTGGGCAGTGAAGTATTAAAATAGCATCAACTCAGCTACTTtacttattaaatgttttaaattactttaactcTCGCATCTCGGCTGAAAGAGATTCAGATTCCAGCATTGGCTTCTGCAGATGATCAGTCCCACTGCACAGCTCACAGGATCCAGGGCATAAAGACAAATCCAAAAATCCTTTGGTTAATTCTGAAGTggcacaaataattttttttatactcgCAGTGTTGTGATTGGTTAACATCTTATATGTACATATTGATTTCTAAAATGGAGATGTTAACCTGTGGAAATATACAGCAGTGAAACCAAATACAGTGTTAATCCATGACATACTTTTTATGATTCAGTGTagtttttatcacaataaatgatctGAAACGTCCCAGCAGACAATGGTAACATGAGTTAAAAGGAGCCTCTGCCTTGAGGGGAACTGCCTCTGGATTATATTATTTAAACAGCTAAATGCATTATGGGTTGCATTGATGATCTAttgtgttgcttgttttgttttcagaggaCTATGAGCAGCTTGTAGAAGATATTGTGCGAGATGGAAGACTCTACGCCTCGGAAAACCATCAAGAAATCCTGAAGGTCTGTGCCATTTTTTACGAGTTAGTCATTTGTTTGTACGTGATGCAGTCAGATTAAGGATGATTCAGTTGAGCTGTGAGTTTTTATTAGCAGGGTTTTAATCCCAAACAAATCTGCTGTCTGTGAACATGAGCTAAGTTGAATAATACGGAAAATTTTTGTTAGCATTGTCATACTAGTTGTGTAATTTGTCTAAAGTGTCTTTTGGGAGGAGTCACACTcccttgattttattttatttttttcacttttgtttacattgctACCGCAAacattattgtattttattaacgTTTTATGTCTTAGACATACTCATAGtagagtggaaagaaaatgatgaattattttcaatttttaaaaaatacaaatctgaaaatccGTGTTTTGTAGAAAATACCTTTCATCGGTAACCATAGTAACCATAGAGACACACCTCATACATTTCATACATTCAGATTGTATGTGTCTCTACCAGCACACCTAGAGAGTGAAATTTGAAGCCATTCTTCTCTGCAAAATGGCTCAGCCAGTTTGGATGAAAAGTGTACGCGAGTCTTTACTGCAAATTCTCAACTGGATTTATTCGTggcctttgactgggccattaaAACACATGATTGTGCTTTGATGTGAATTATAGAGCTGCAGCCCTGGCTGTATCTCTGCAGGTCTTCTTCAAGCCTTGTCCTGTATGTAGCTTTGTTCATCTTTATGTAAACTCTTGAGGAGCTTTGCTGCTCCTGCTAAAGAAAGGCATATGATTCCCACAGCATCatgttgccaccaccatgcttcaccaTGTAGATGGTGTGGACAGAGTGAGGTAACATGTTAGGTTTCCACCACGCATAAACTGCACTTAAGAGGATCACATTTACTAAATTAgtaatttgcagtgaattttaTTCAGGGTATTCAGAGTAAAGGGGGGTTGGAAGTACACACATTCTACACttttcagctgtgtttttgtaaaaatgattttcatgtTCCTGCCACTTCACAAAACAAAGTCCTGtgcttgtaatgtgacaaaatttgaaaaatactcAGAGTATCAACACTTTTCTAAAGAACTGGTCAATTTTGAGGGagtttttaattgattaatgcagaaattatgtttgacacctgattgtttttttgttgttgttgttgtttgtttgttttctgcaggaTAAAAAACTGATTAAGACTCTTTTTGATGTGCTGGCCAACCCAAACCACTACTTTAAGTACACCACTCGGGAGTCCAATGAGATGCTTCCACGCTCCTTCATCCGTCTCATAAGCAGCAAAGTGTCAGCGTTCCTGCGGCCATACAAGTAAAagcctgcagctgcagagaggtACCGGATTGCAACACCCACCCCACTGGCCCACGCCTTCTCCCTGCTCCTCTCCCGACATTCCCTGCCTCTTTTTAGGCCACAACTCTTCCAGGACGTCTTAACACAAACCCTACGAGACACTTCACTCAACAGACCTGAGAAATGCCCGACATGTCGTAACCCCGTTTGCTCTTTAGGTTTATTCTGTCTGTCTCCAGGTCTGTATTCCTGCGCTCTAGCATTTAGTGGGAATGTTGAGTATGTGAGTGGTTTCTGTTGTGTTGTGCAATGGAACCACgtataagaaaagaaaaaaaaaaaggcttctttCAGACAGTAGGagtgttgttttgtgtgtgcGGTTTGAGCCTGATAGAGCTTGTTATTGTGTTTGCTCCAGTTCCTACTATTAAGTGTGACTGTTTGTGTTGTGTAAAAGTGTTGTGTAACTCTGGTGCCATCGTTGGTGTCTGAGCGCCGTCCTCGAGGAGGAGCGGTCGCTTAAATCCTGAGTTTTCCAGCTCCTTTGAAGCCCGGCTGTATTTTTGAGCTCTTAGAGCCTTTTTCCAACTGTTAAAACAGTTCAACCGTGTTTTGCTCCATTTGTTTAGATTGCACCCGTGTTTCCCAACCTCCGGGTTATTTCTTCTGGtcgtttttatttcttttttgttccaaACCATCTACAAAGCAAACACAGGTGTGGTTTGTCATTCCACGGAACCCAGCGGACATTCGGGAGATAAATGATTGTGAGAGATGGGATGATGTGATGTCTGGTGGAAACATGTTTCAGAGAGTGAGAGTAATGTCTCTGTGGGACATTATGtttgctgcttctttttaaaaaggtcaCTTTAATTCTTCAGTCTCATTGTCTTTCTCATGTACTCTTCATACTAATATTCTGTAGGGTTTAAAAAAGGGAAGCTCAGAATCCAtaataattctgttttgttttttttacaagcattaCATTGATAATCTCTAATTACTCGTCTGTGGATTTaaggattattttgtttttgttttgggtcttGTAAATAGTGAGATTAATCTAGACGAGGGTTGAAATCTTTAATCCTGATTTATAGGTCCAGTACACTTCTTCCCAGATCCAGttgcttctcctcctctttggTCCCACTAGTCTCAAATCCAAAGACACTCAACACCCCCAACTGTGTCCTGTCCCAATGAAGACAGCTCTTCCAAAGACCGCTCAGACCGGGCAGCTCGAGTAGTTTCCTGCACTAGATTTGGAACCGACCGTcccttctgttttcttttattaaagtgcaatgaaaaaagaaaagaaaaaatggttcCGCTCAGTTGCGACCCACATGGAaatttgcaaaatgtgttttgggcTGTGGTCTTGTTGAGACTATTAATCATCTATTAATACTATTATCATCAATTTGTCATAGGCAGAAATTATTTAGgcgtaaatttaaaaaaaattcaaaaaagtaaaaatagctAAATGTAAAAGAAGTAATAATTTGGTTTGTACAGTGAAACAAATTTTAAGAGTGACTAAACAgggtaaaataatttaagtgtAGAGAAAATCTAACACTTCTGGCTTGTATTCAGCCAGAATTACTGTGTGAGGAAATATTCTCATTTGCCTTTTACATgagattttacaaaaagaaaaggtttgtcTGGTATTGGACTCAGGATTCCTGCacatttttatctcaaaatGCCAAAACTTTTCCAGACTCATTGTTCcaaatttttaaattctttgttgGTCCAATCTAAAGTATAAACACAAAATTGCTGTtgcctgaaaaagaaaaaagtatggaTGAATAAACATACTGAGTTGAATACCGCTGTCAAATTGATGGGGGATAAAGTctgaaaatacacatttttagaCCTGACAAATATTTTCGTTCAATTCCAGATGTTTTTCCAGATTGCGTGGGAATCCTGTGTACAAAAACATCATTGTcacctctaaaaaaaaaaataaatcaccttttGACAGATTAATTGGTGTGCTGAGTTTGGGGTAAATGTCACTCTTTTATGACCAGGCACTTCATGAGCTCCTCCCAGTGGGAAAAGTTTAGCCCAAGATGTAGGAGGCAATGCCCTTCAGTCAGTATCACTTTAAACAACCGAGGAGCAACGAACGAATGGTTAGTCAACACGTGACCCTAAAAATCCACTGACCTGGACATtcataaagagaaagaaaacttgccctcctgtatgtatgtattttttcccatttctgtaaataaaatttagtttgtTAGGACACTACATCCCATGGACCATACTGGATTAAACAAAGGGAATATGCCCTCACTGTCAAATCTGAGGGTATTGTTGGGTCAGACCTCTTATATCAGTTTATAATTCTTTCTATACACGATTCACTTATACATCAGACAGAATATTCTCTTATTTTGGTGAGCTCATGTGACCCACATGCACCCTCTCTTCCTACCAGAAAGAGCTTCTTTCCTGTAtcctgttattgttgttgttggtttttattgagGTGTTGCCTTTAAAGCAATAGTTTGCTATGATGTATTGGAGTTTGATAatgatatttgcacttgaaatGTTATTGCTCATGTAAAGAAATGTCTGGTTTTTgtattgtctttttaaatgaatgcaatttgtgttccttttttttttttttccttgtagcTTGTTTGTTCATAAGATGCTCACTCACCGTTTAGTCTATAGAAATGATACATTATCAgcagtttggagaaaaaaagatggaaaaaaacaactttgtacAGATGGGAATCAAACAGGTTTACACTTGTTACTGCCCAAGacacttattaaaaataaacatactgtACTTCAGCTTCCTTTGCAAGGTATTTAATGTCTTTGTAATGGTTGTACACaggagcaaaaatattaaacagtgCATTACTAACGGTTGATTTTGACAGTAATTATGTTAAAGGTATTGATAAATGAGTGTATGGAAATTGGATTAAATATTATAAGATCAAACTTTTGGCAGCAGATTAGCCCCTCCACTGtcctgaaatataaaacaaaagtgaaggcgttactgaaaaatgttccaacacATGTTGTAGTAACGCTGCATCTCAATAAGCTAGaatatatgaaaaagaaaatactataTTTGTAAAGTGAAGAGACAAATGGGTAGATTGATTACACACAGAGCTATATATCAAGATgtcatctttgttttgttacatGTGGTGTACTTCTAATTAACATCCAATATCTAGATTCTCAGATTTACTTTAATATGAATATTAAGAGGAAGATGACACGCCAAAGCCAATGATGCAAACAGGTAGAAGGCCCTTATTAAAGTCACCTGGACTTTCTTAAAACCTCAGCAGAACAACAGACTGGCCATGTTCATGCTTCTCTGTTGATGCAATAATTCATTCAGTGGGACTTAAACGTTTTCTTCACATTGGTAATCTTGGTCTAAAAATTGGGCTTATTAGCTATACTTCaaagtttacataaataaatgtataaaacatattagtctgtgtgtaattaatcaacatcagtttcactttttcagattatattaacaaaatgttcagtttagtTATGCTGGACTATATTTAATGCATATTAGTTTCTCATACCACAGAGAGTACTTACTGGGAAGACATTTTGGAAGCGTCTGCAACCATTGGCCCTCGCTGCCACAGGTGATGTGTGTTGGTCCAGTAAAATTATAGCCATACTGGCATTTAAATGAACTGATGGTCTCCATAGGGCGATACGTTTTCTTGTGAGAGTTAATCCAGAAGGCGTTGGGAATATTTGGTGACCGACATTGTATAACTGTGAAAACAATAgagattttgtaattttagttaTAAGGAACGGGGCATAAGGTGCAGAAAGTTGCCTAAAACTCTGTGGCATGACTAAAGACCTTTGCATTGTGGAGGAGGTGAGCTCCATGTCCCATTCTTGGTGCACCATATCTCCCTCGATCCCACCAGGCTTCCCACTTGGCACCCATAGAGAATCACATTCCTGAATGTGTATGGCGGCTCCTGGAAATTTCTCCTCTGAGCATTCGTCTCTGTTGGCTCTTGGCACTCGACAGCTGCAGGGTGTGCAAGAGTTCTGAGATGACTCCATGTATTAGCAAATGCACAGGTACCAAATGGGCAAGCGAGTTAGCAGACCTCACCTTCACAGACAGGAGGACGACCGTCCCAGCCGTTGCTCAGGCAGTGCCTGGTGGCCCGACCTACGAGTATAAACCTGGTGAGAGATCAATCAAAAAGTCAATTCCTACAATACAATGGGAGATAAGGAAACATCATATTGCAGGGGCTGTTTGTCTCACCCCTCATCACACTCAGCTGTGGCTGTATCTCCAAACTCTACGCCTGTGTAGACGAACTGTCCGTTTGAAATGACTCCAGCGTGGCCACACAGCTTTCCTTTAGACACAGAACGATACAGTAATGTTACGGAGGGTGAATGAATGAACTTCTTCAGATTTAACCCAATACAACAACTAGAAATGTGCGTTTGTCTGATTTTACAAGTTCGATAACCTCTTTGGCTCATGACAATCttgctgattgtttttgttttttccagaagaCAAGGTTCAAAATTTAAGAGCTTATTTCTGTCAATCAAGTAGTAAACCAGCAACAAAATGattcttaaaaatgtagaaGCTTCGGATTTATAAATCATAAGCACAAATTTGCAAACTGAAATactttgtaaatattcagttactTTTTTCTCCCAAACAGTTATAAATACTTTCATGAATTTCAAAAACCAGAATTATTCAAGTCTTTAGGAACATGTCAAACGTTTGAATTGTCACTCTCTCTTTCACAGCTTTACCTGATTATTTAGTACTTTAAGTATTGTGGAAGCATACATAAGACTTGGGGAAAAATGGCTTGGATGTTAAATGTAAACTTTCCTACGTTCACATTTTAGCTTCAGAGGCGTCCATTTTCCATTGTCACATGTGCGAATCCTGCTGCCACCCACTGGAGTATATCCCACATCACAGCTGTAGTAGACTTTGTCGCCAGAAGAAAACGAGGTCATAGTGATGTACTTGTCTGCAAGGTTGGCGTTGGAGCTGCTGACAATAAGTGGTGCATCACATCCACCTGCTGTGTATTTCAAAAAGAGGGGAAAAGTTTATGtcatgggggtggggggttaaTCATCTAACGTactgcacaaaacaaaacctgatcTAGTCTTTACCAGTGTGACCGTTTAAAAATCAAGTGAATGAAAATACAGTGGATGGAAAAGTGATCATCTATAAAAGCAGACGTTTTGGAAGACCTTGGAAagaatattaaatgttaaattacaaaggAC encodes:
- the LOC122838540 gene encoding complement receptor type 1-like isoform X1 is translated as MRTATGTIVILSFAFLATAQEAQECSAPLEYPHTRLKFTSRQTFRSGEKVYYRCAEDFTPSKGSRSVECQNGKWSRLTLKCEKITCGNAGDLPNGHFHYEGQTYVGEKVYAKCNEGYMLKGRNYMICKRSGWTGEFPSCEVVSPEKEITCSSPVVNNSVKSGREVSVHHVGDTINITCSTGFQLDGAQQLTCGSDGQWQPKLPQCFLSPDKRPAGGCDAPLIVSSSNANLADKYITMTSFSSGDKVYYSCDVGYTPVGGSRIRTCDNGKWTPLKLKCERKLCGHAGVISNGQFVYTGVEFGDTATAECDEGFILVGRATRHCLSNGWDGRPPVCEAVECQEPTETNAQRRNFQEPPYTFRNVILYGCQVGSLVGSREIWCTKNGTWSSPPPQCKVIQCRSPNIPNAFWINSHKKTYRPMETISSFKCQYGYNFTGPTHITCGSEGQWLQTLPKCLPRQWRG
- the LOC122838540 gene encoding complement receptor type 1-like isoform X2, which codes for MRTATGTIVILSFAFLATAQEAQECSAPLEYPHTRLKFTSRQTFRSGEKVYYRCAEDFTPSKGSRSVECQNGKWSRLTLKCEKITCGNAGDLPNGHFHYEGQTYVGEKVYAKCNEGYMLKGRNYMICKRSGWTGEFPSCEEKEITCSSPVVNNSVKSGREVSVHHVGDTINITCSTGFQLDGAQQLTCGSDGQWQPKLPQCFLSPDKRPAGGCDAPLIVSSSNANLADKYITMTSFSSGDKVYYSCDVGYTPVGGSRIRTCDNGKWTPLKLKCERKLCGHAGVISNGQFVYTGVEFGDTATAECDEGFILVGRATRHCLSNGWDGRPPVCEAVECQEPTETNAQRRNFQEPPYTFRNVILYGCQVGSLVGSREIWCTKNGTWSSPPPQCKVIQCRSPNIPNAFWINSHKKTYRPMETISSFKCQYGYNFTGPTHITCGSEGQWLQTLPKCLPRQWRG